A genomic segment from Candidatus Poribacteria bacterium encodes:
- a CDS encoding sigma-54-dependent Fis family transcriptional regulator produces MLFGDSDAMQNIHTTIYQLRNNDITSVLITGETGVGKEVVARAIHLGGPRTSQPFVPLNCGAIPHELAESIFFGDIRGAFTSAIADQTGYFERAKGGTLFLDEIGDMPIETQAKLLRALDERVITPIGATESKKVDIRVIAATNADLKAKVEAGLFRLDLYFRLAVMLIEISPLRERKEDILPLAEYMLSALAAQMEVPTPELTPKAVAALEGYGLPGNVRELRNIIEHTLIVSEGAAIQPEHLHFHFPHVDVFSFSRTETDVASPLSSPVESMLDEQEQIRRALVANASDITKTARQLGLSRQALYRRLKKYGIR; encoded by the coding sequence ATGCTCTTTGGCGACAGCGATGCAATGCAAAACATTCATACAACGATTTACCAACTCCGCAACAACGACATCACCTCGGTTTTAATTACGGGGGAAACCGGCGTCGGCAAGGAAGTGGTCGCACGAGCCATTCACCTTGGGGGACCACGGACATCACAACCATTTGTGCCGCTCAACTGTGGGGCGATTCCCCATGAACTGGCGGAATCTATCTTCTTTGGCGATATCCGTGGGGCGTTTACTAGTGCTATCGCGGATCAGACGGGCTACTTTGAACGTGCCAAAGGTGGGACACTGTTTCTCGACGAAATCGGTGACATGCCAATCGAAACCCAAGCCAAACTCCTGCGGGCACTGGACGAGCGTGTTATCACGCCAATCGGTGCAACAGAAAGCAAGAAGGTGGATATCCGGGTGATAGCAGCCACCAATGCGGACCTCAAGGCTAAGGTCGAGGCGGGGTTGTTCCGGTTAGATCTCTACTTTCGTTTAGCTGTAATGCTGATTGAGATTTCACCGTTACGCGAGCGAAAAGAGGATATTCTGCCCCTTGCCGAGTACATGTTGAGTGCGCTTGCGGCTCAGATGGAAGTGCCAACCCCAGAATTGACACCTAAAGCGGTGGCGGCTTTGGAGGGATACGGTCTCCCGGGCAATGTGCGTGAACTGAGGAACATCATTGAACATACGTTGATTGTAAGCGAAGGTGCAGCAATTCAACCCGAACACCTACATTTTCACTTTCCTCACGTTGATGTGTTTTCTTTTTCAAGAACAGAGACTGATGTAGCGAGTCCATTGTCATCCCCAGTTGAGTCGATGCTCGACGAGCAGGAGCAGATTCGGCGCGCCTTAGTGGCTAATGCGAGTGATATTACCAAGACCGCCCGGCAACTTGGGTTGAGCCGACAGGCTTTATACCGCCGATTGAAAAAATATGGAATTCGATGA